In a genomic window of Streptomyces koelreuteriae:
- a CDS encoding nucleotide sugar dehydrogenase translates to MHICVLGQGYVGLPLAVRAAEAGHSVTGYEPDRSRCERLAAGSSYIEDIESSRLQAVLGSGGYTATSDPQDLKGFDVAVITVPTPLTDRAPDLSCVRDAGRVLAAWIEPGATVVLESTTHPGTTRDVLVPLLEEGSGLVAGRDFHVGFSPERIDPGNADWRLENTPKIVAGLTDDCLRHVKAFYDSVTDVTVPASGLEEAELAKVFENTYRHVNIALVNELSRMAHTLGVDVWHTLELAATKPFGFTKFLPGPGVGGHCLPIDPVYLSHHVKARHGQTFRLIELAQDINESQPDYVVRRLQDSLSRRFRRSVSGARILALGAAYKSGTSDARQSPAVEVIDRLRAMGADVTVVDPYLPVTAGGCREIPFTAADGGTCLADFDAVVLLTPHGEFDLVRLAEEAAYVLDTRGVLSAAPHVERL, encoded by the coding sequence ATGCACATATGCGTGCTGGGGCAGGGCTATGTCGGCCTGCCCCTGGCCGTGAGGGCCGCCGAGGCCGGTCACAGCGTGACCGGCTACGAACCCGACCGGTCGCGTTGCGAGAGGCTGGCCGCCGGATCGTCGTACATCGAGGACATCGAGTCCAGCCGCCTTCAGGCCGTGCTGGGTTCGGGCGGCTACACCGCCACGTCGGACCCACAGGACCTCAAGGGCTTCGACGTCGCGGTCATCACCGTGCCGACTCCGCTGACCGACCGCGCACCGGACCTGAGCTGTGTCCGGGACGCCGGCCGCGTCCTGGCCGCATGGATCGAGCCGGGCGCCACCGTCGTACTCGAGTCGACCACGCACCCCGGCACCACCCGTGACGTGCTCGTCCCGCTGCTGGAGGAGGGCTCCGGCCTCGTCGCCGGGCGCGACTTCCACGTCGGGTTCAGCCCCGAGCGCATCGACCCGGGCAATGCCGACTGGCGACTGGAGAACACGCCGAAGATCGTCGCCGGGCTGACGGACGACTGTCTGCGGCACGTGAAGGCCTTCTACGACTCGGTCACCGACGTCACCGTGCCGGCCTCCGGGCTGGAGGAGGCCGAGCTGGCCAAGGTGTTCGAGAACACCTACCGGCATGTCAACATCGCCCTGGTCAACGAGCTTTCCCGGATGGCCCACACCCTGGGCGTCGATGTGTGGCACACCCTGGAGCTGGCGGCGACCAAGCCCTTCGGCTTCACCAAGTTCCTGCCCGGCCCCGGCGTCGGCGGACACTGCCTGCCCATCGACCCGGTGTACCTCAGCCACCACGTCAAGGCACGGCACGGGCAGACCTTCCGGCTCATCGAGCTGGCCCAGGACATCAACGAGTCCCAGCCCGACTACGTCGTACGCCGCCTCCAGGACTCCCTGAGCCGCCGCTTCCGACGGAGCGTGAGCGGGGCGCGGATCCTCGCGCTGGGGGCCGCGTACAAGTCGGGCACCTCGGACGCCCGCCAGTCACCGGCCGTCGAAGTCATCGATCGGCTGCGTGCGATGGGCGCGGACGTCACCGTCGTAGACCCCTATCTGCCGGTGACGGCCGGGGGTTGCCGGGAGATTCCCTTCACCGCGGCGGACGGTGGCACGTGTCTCGCCGACTTCGACGCCGTCGTCCTGCTCACCCCGCACGGCGAGTTCGACCTCGTTCGACTCGCCGAAGAGGCCGCCTACGTCCTCGACACCCGTGGCGTCTTGAGCGCCGCACCCCACGTCGAACGGCTCTGA
- a CDS encoding glycosyltransferase family 2 protein, with amino-acid sequence MTAVVVAALAAATVVVHIQSKSPILTFYWWLGMLVIVLCLVSFLKGRSFTHLPVAPGRTVAIIPAFEEPTVNLHRTVRSLLAQTHPVDEIHVIDDGSRQHPVEPFEHPRVFWHRQENKGKRGAQVTVLRHLQEQGKHFDYVLTIDSDGEPFPDALEQQLRAMSNPKIQATTGMIYVRNFEETWVSRAADIDIGTSCVMMRSSRSMLGALETTSGALALYRAELLYDHLDAYEVECGTGDDRWLALRALMRGEVVAVNEAGVVTDMPTTLKKTYRQRLRWARSWWWMLPFVFARLSPKQLISPTFGLLQLVITPVMLAWTVVMTLMTLGGRYHNPGVALVYLAVYLVVRYGQSGLYVLMRPDMTAGQRWRSWLVGTPTAVFMNIVLLCPTRYWALFKLRDNAWQSRGLTAKTSLPKGRHRGGSKQPLNV; translated from the coding sequence GTGACCGCCGTGGTGGTGGCGGCTCTCGCCGCTGCCACCGTAGTGGTGCACATCCAGTCGAAGAGCCCGATCCTGACGTTCTACTGGTGGCTGGGCATGCTGGTCATCGTGCTCTGCCTGGTCTCGTTCCTGAAGGGCCGGTCCTTCACTCACCTCCCGGTGGCTCCGGGCCGGACGGTGGCGATCATCCCGGCCTTCGAGGAGCCGACGGTGAATCTGCACCGCACGGTGCGGTCGCTGCTGGCCCAGACGCATCCGGTCGACGAGATCCATGTGATCGACGACGGCTCGCGGCAGCACCCGGTGGAACCCTTCGAGCACCCCCGGGTCTTCTGGCACCGGCAGGAGAACAAGGGCAAGCGCGGAGCCCAGGTCACCGTGCTCCGGCACCTTCAGGAGCAGGGCAAGCACTTCGACTACGTGCTCACCATCGACTCGGACGGCGAGCCGTTCCCGGACGCGCTCGAACAGCAACTGCGGGCCATGAGCAACCCGAAGATCCAGGCCACCACCGGCATGATCTACGTCCGCAACTTCGAGGAGACCTGGGTCTCCCGGGCCGCGGACATCGACATCGGCACCTCGTGCGTGATGATGCGCTCCTCGCGCTCCATGCTCGGAGCCCTGGAGACGACCTCGGGCGCCTTGGCTCTCTACCGGGCCGAGCTGCTCTACGACCACCTGGACGCCTACGAGGTGGAGTGCGGGACGGGCGACGACCGCTGGCTGGCGCTGCGGGCGCTCATGCGCGGTGAGGTCGTGGCCGTCAACGAGGCCGGCGTGGTCACCGACATGCCGACGACGCTGAAGAAGACCTACCGTCAGCGTCTGCGCTGGGCCCGGTCGTGGTGGTGGATGCTGCCGTTCGTGTTCGCGCGGCTGTCGCCGAAGCAGCTCATATCGCCGACCTTCGGGCTGCTCCAGCTCGTCATCACCCCGGTGATGCTGGCCTGGACCGTGGTCATGACGCTCATGACCCTGGGCGGCCGGTACCACAACCCCGGTGTGGCCTTGGTGTATCTCGCCGTCTATCTGGTGGTCCGCTACGGCCAGTCGGGGCTGTACGTGCTCATGCGACCGGACATGACCGCGGGTCAGCGGTGGCGCTCCTGGCTCGTCGGCACCCCGACGGCGGTGTTCATGAACATCGTGCTGCTGTGCCCCACGCGCTACTGGGCCCTGTTCAAGCTCCGCGACAACGCGTGGCAGTCGCGCGGGCTGACGGCGAAGACGTCCCTGCCGAAGGGGCGGCATCGCGGCGGATCGAAGCAGCCGCTGAACGTGTGA